A genomic stretch from Candidatus Brocadiaceae bacterium includes:
- the atpD gene encoding F0F1 ATP synthase subunit beta codes for MSIEGIITAVHGDVVEVEFNDGLPNIHDALIARKPDNTTIVLEVHDHILHKTVKALALGFTQGLKRGITVTHSGGPLLIPACKNCLGRAFNIFGEPIDGKPPLENFALLPIHKPSPGLAEQVSASGILETGIKIIDLLSPFPKGGKIGLFGGAGVGKTILLMEFIYKIAKVYSGISIFCGVGERMREGHELWQEMQKQGIIDNALLVFGQMCDAPGIRFRAPLTAITLAEFYREEIGSDVLFLMDNVYRFVQAGNEVSVLLGRLSSRVGYQPTLSSELAEVEERLVSTKKGSITSVQAIYVPADDMTDPAVANVFPHLDTTVVLSREISSKGLYPAIDPLLSLSKFLNPEDVGKRHYKISSTVREHLSRYKELLDIIAMLGIEELSPADRVIVKRARRLERFLTQPFFLTEAFTGRKGRHVPLSKTLDGCDKIVSGALDDVPEEAFFMIGEMEELR; via the coding sequence ATGAGTATTGAAGGAATCATAACCGCGGTACATGGAGATGTCGTAGAAGTTGAATTCAACGATGGTCTTCCAAACATCCATGATGCCCTCATTGCAAGAAAGCCAGACAACACAACGATTGTCCTTGAAGTCCATGACCATATACTCCATAAAACGGTTAAAGCCCTCGCATTAGGGTTTACCCAGGGATTGAAACGCGGAATAACCGTCACCCATTCAGGCGGCCCCCTTCTTATCCCCGCATGCAAAAATTGCCTCGGGAGGGCATTCAATATCTTCGGAGAACCGATAGACGGAAAACCTCCCCTGGAAAACTTTGCCCTGTTACCTATTCACAAACCGTCTCCCGGCCTCGCAGAACAGGTATCTGCATCAGGCATACTTGAAACAGGCATAAAGATTATCGACCTCTTGTCTCCTTTCCCAAAGGGCGGCAAAATCGGACTTTTTGGCGGCGCAGGGGTGGGAAAAACCATATTACTTATGGAATTTATTTACAAAATAGCAAAGGTGTATTCAGGCATATCCATATTCTGCGGCGTAGGTGAAAGAATGAGGGAAGGGCACGAACTCTGGCAGGAAATGCAAAAACAGGGTATTATCGATAACGCCTTACTCGTTTTTGGACAGATGTGTGACGCTCCCGGAATACGTTTCAGGGCTCCATTAACGGCAATAACCCTTGCAGAATTCTACCGGGAAGAGATTGGCAGCGATGTCCTGTTCTTAATGGACAATGTGTATCGTTTTGTTCAGGCAGGAAATGAGGTTTCTGTGCTCCTGGGAAGACTTTCCTCCCGGGTAGGATATCAACCAACCCTTTCTTCAGAACTTGCCGAGGTAGAAGAAAGACTCGTGTCCACGAAAAAAGGCTCCATTACCTCTGTACAGGCAATATACGTACCCGCTGATGACATGACCGACCCGGCGGTTGCCAACGTCTTTCCCCATCTTGATACGACGGTGGTACTTTCCCGGGAAATTTCATCAAAAGGACTCTATCCTGCTATCGATCCATTGCTTTCTTTATCAAAATTTCTGAATCCTGAAGATGTTGGAAAACGACACTACAAAATTTCCAGTACGGTGCGGGAACACCTTTCCCGATATAAGGAACTCCTTGATATTATCGCCATGCTGGGGATCGAAGAACTTTCTCCGGCTGACAGAGTTATTGTGAAACGGGCCCGAAGGCTGGAGAGATTCCTTACACAACCCTTTTTCCTTACTGAAGCATTTACTGGAAGAAAAGGACGGCATGTGCCACTCAGTAAGACCCTTGATGGGTGCGATAAAATAGTATCGGGCGCATTGGATGACGTTCCGGAAGAGGCATTTTTCATGATTGGTGAAATGGAAGAACTCCGGTGA
- a CDS encoding ATP-binding protein, whose protein sequence is MIKGFNLFSGIGRKLFCWFLLLSIFPIVVVAVLTYRYGQETIKNELLNEEAFIAEGIKNHILTILDAGEYASQFFASDEFIRRHLEILNHDPANTRVVKKFNDYMVYKTNLNKDFYETFVLNSLGIVVSSSNENSIGRNESNVDYFIYGKNGPYVKDVYRDKNTGEYSMAFAAPILKKQGGKFLGVLVIRFNAMKLNEITAGKTFVSKEDTVPFLRRGKTSEAYIVNKNHLMITESRFENNAVLRQPVKSMPVITAHTKGQEFVGVYRDYLGNNVIGAARYLKKMKWVLLVETDESEAYATIYTFKSRAITMVGICIIVVIFVSLFVSRGILNPILMLVKGMKRVAGGDLNFRVDSNLKDELGELTTSFNQMTRDIKESREKLLKLKTDLEERKEYLESILKYANELIFMLDAQGNFIFLNPKVKDWGYKEKELIGQHLISILFDKQKERIDRIIHEGISRIFEVEVLDKQKNIRNVLLSISPIKNTEGKLMSILGVASDITELRNLEQKLVQSDRLASIGQLVAGIAHEINNPIGVIYLYSTESLKLFERISNAFKDINLLSIHTDIQRLDKIIVKPGGTPPVKQEANKRRKEMLSIIDNLKKNSEKLVETYTTISKNRFHLHEYLEGSARESIRSKELIGGLLDFSRQKELKMNISNVNDLINRVLNIVEKQYRKEKFEVIRKLNPNIPDIWIDERQIEQVIINIVNNAVFAVKEFLRDSIHAEVQRKGMLTVGTLFYADTKIIEIYIKDTGMGIRKNDLGKIFDPFFTTRKDGQGTGLGLSISYGIVKMHDGNIEVESEAGKGTTFRIFLPAEGKLQKA, encoded by the coding sequence ATGATAAAAGGGTTTAATCTTTTTAGTGGTATCGGCAGAAAACTTTTCTGCTGGTTTTTACTGTTATCGATTTTTCCCATCGTTGTTGTTGCCGTACTTACCTATCGATATGGGCAGGAAACTATTAAAAACGAGCTCCTCAATGAAGAGGCGTTCATTGCCGAAGGGATTAAAAATCATATATTAACAATTCTCGATGCGGGCGAATATGCTTCACAGTTTTTTGCTTCTGATGAGTTTATCCGGAGGCATCTGGAGATACTTAATCATGATCCCGCAAATACACGTGTTGTCAAAAAATTTAATGACTATATGGTATATAAAACAAATTTAAATAAAGATTTTTATGAAACCTTTGTATTAAATTCATTGGGTATTGTTGTTTCTTCCAGCAATGAAAACAGTATCGGCAGAAACGAAAGTAATGTGGATTATTTTATTTACGGCAAGAATGGGCCTTACGTCAAGGATGTTTACAGAGACAAAAATACCGGAGAATATTCTATGGCTTTTGCGGCGCCTATTCTTAAAAAACAGGGAGGAAAGTTTCTGGGGGTACTGGTAATCCGTTTTAATGCCATGAAGTTAAATGAGATTACCGCAGGAAAAACATTTGTTTCAAAAGAGGATACGGTTCCATTTCTCAGACGGGGGAAGACGAGCGAGGCATATATCGTAAATAAAAACCATTTGATGATTACCGAATCACGATTTGAAAATAACGCTGTTTTGAGGCAGCCGGTAAAATCAATGCCGGTAATCACTGCGCACACAAAAGGACAGGAGTTTGTGGGTGTTTACAGGGATTATTTGGGAAATAATGTTATTGGCGCCGCGCGGTATTTGAAAAAAATGAAATGGGTCTTGTTGGTTGAAACTGATGAATCGGAGGCGTATGCCACAATTTACACATTCAAATCCCGGGCAATTACCATGGTGGGCATCTGTATCATTGTCGTGATATTTGTTTCGTTGTTTGTTTCAAGGGGAATTCTTAATCCCATCCTCATGCTTGTCAAGGGTATGAAGAGGGTGGCTGGAGGGGACCTGAATTTTCGTGTGGACAGCAATTTGAAGGATGAACTGGGGGAACTTACCACATCGTTTAACCAAATGACCCGCGATATAAAAGAATCCCGTGAAAAACTGCTGAAGTTGAAGACAGACCTTGAAGAGAGAAAAGAATATTTAGAGAGTATTTTAAAGTATGCAAATGAATTGATATTCATGCTCGATGCCCAGGGAAACTTCATTTTTCTTAACCCCAAGGTCAAGGATTGGGGGTATAAAGAAAAGGAGTTGATAGGGCAACATCTGATTTCAATTTTGTTTGATAAACAAAAAGAGCGTATTGATCGTATTATCCATGAAGGAATCAGCAGGATATTTGAAGTGGAAGTGCTGGATAAACAGAAAAATATCAGAAATGTATTGCTCAGCATTTCTCCTATTAAAAATACGGAAGGAAAGTTAATGAGTATACTTGGGGTTGCCAGTGATATAACGGAGCTGAGGAATTTGGAACAAAAGCTTGTGCAGTCAGACAGACTTGCATCAATAGGCCAGTTGGTAGCGGGAATTGCCCACGAGATTAATAACCCCATCGGTGTGATTTACCTCTACAGCACTGAAAGTCTGAAACTTTTCGAAAGGATTTCCAATGCCTTTAAAGATATTAACTTGCTTTCCATTCATACAGATATACAGCGGCTTGACAAGATTATTGTAAAGCCGGGCGGTACGCCACCTGTCAAACAGGAAGCAAATAAGCGGAGGAAGGAAATGTTGTCCATTATCGATAATCTTAAAAAGAACAGCGAGAAATTAGTGGAAACGTACACCACTATCAGTAAAAACAGATTTCATTTGCATGAATACCTGGAAGGCTCTGCCAGGGAGTCCATTCGGTCGAAAGAATTAATTGGTGGTCTGCTTGATTTTTCAAGACAGAAAGAACTGAAAATGAATATATCAAATGTGAACGATTTGATAAACCGTGTGCTGAATATTGTGGAAAAACAATACAGGAAAGAAAAGTTTGAGGTGATTCGAAAACTGAATCCAAATATACCTGATATATGGATAGATGAACGCCAAATAGAACAGGTGATTATTAACATTGTCAATAATGCGGTCTTTGCGGTAAAAGAATTTTTACGGGACTCAATACATGCTGAAGTCCAGAGAAAAGGGATGCTAACCGTCGGGACGCTTTTTTATGCCGATACGAAAATCATTGAAATATATATTAAGGATACCGGCATGGGCATCCGTAAAAATGATTTGGGAAAAATATTTGACCCGTTTTTCACGACAAGAAAAGATGGACAGGGAACCGGTTTGGGTTTAAGTATCAGTTATGGAATTGTAAAAATGCATGATGGCAACATTGAGGTGGAAAGCGAGGCGGGAAAGGGTACTACCTTCAGGATATTTTTGCCCGCTGAAGGAAAATTGCAAAAAGCATGA
- a CDS encoding sigma-54 dependent transcriptional regulator — protein sequence MDGIKILVVDDEMGYRKVLYNALTERGFQVKTSATGEDALKELEKQEIPIAIIDMKLPGSIDGLELLQRAKEWYNTSVLIMTAYGGIETAVEAMRRGAFNYITKPFGIDEIFLNIDRMIAQHNIIEENRYLHSELEKIYGVKTIVGNSREIQKVLDMISSVAWSVSTILITGESGTGKELVARAIHFTGNRKNKKFVVINCATLSENLLESELFGHVKGAFTGAIKDKKGLFEEADGGTFFMDEIGDIPKSVQAKLLRVLQEGEFVTLGDTKVKKVDVRIIAATNYNLLKQVKEKEFREDLYYRLNVINIKMPPLRERKEDIPLLIKYFIEKYNKKEKKRVIGIAPEAEKEFYHYHWPGNVRELENLIERAITLTKEEVIPLSSVLSFIKGEGGNDVAWDKLLSQPYKEARKKALDIFNSKYVKNVLNKNNGNITNAAKESQIERQYLQRIIKKHNIKSK from the coding sequence ATGGACGGAATAAAAATACTGGTTGTAGATGATGAAATGGGATACCGAAAAGTGCTGTATAACGCATTAACAGAGCGCGGCTTCCAGGTGAAAACATCAGCAACCGGAGAAGATGCATTGAAAGAGCTTGAAAAACAGGAAATTCCTATCGCCATTATCGATATGAAACTTCCAGGAAGTATTGACGGACTTGAATTGCTTCAAAGGGCAAAGGAATGGTATAACACTTCCGTTTTAATCATGACCGCCTATGGTGGGATAGAGACTGCTGTTGAAGCAATGAGACGCGGAGCATTTAATTATATTACAAAGCCATTTGGCATTGATGAAATCTTCCTCAATATTGATCGTATGATTGCGCAACATAACATTATAGAGGAAAACAGATATCTCCATTCAGAGTTGGAGAAGATCTATGGGGTAAAAACGATTGTGGGAAATTCCAGAGAAATACAAAAGGTGCTTGACATGATATCCAGCGTTGCATGGAGCGTCTCTACAATATTAATTACCGGCGAAAGTGGCACGGGAAAGGAACTCGTGGCCAGGGCGATTCATTTTACCGGAAATAGAAAGAACAAAAAGTTTGTTGTCATCAATTGTGCCACGTTGTCAGAGAATCTTCTTGAAAGTGAATTATTCGGACATGTAAAGGGGGCCTTTACCGGCGCCATAAAAGACAAAAAAGGGCTTTTTGAGGAGGCTGACGGAGGCACTTTTTTTATGGACGAGATCGGAGACATCCCGAAATCGGTTCAGGCAAAACTATTGCGTGTACTGCAGGAAGGAGAGTTTGTAACACTGGGAGATACGAAGGTAAAAAAAGTAGACGTACGAATTATCGCGGCGACGAATTATAACCTGCTGAAACAAGTGAAGGAAAAAGAATTTCGTGAGGATTTATATTACCGCTTAAATGTGATCAATATAAAGATGCCTCCCTTGAGGGAGAGAAAAGAAGATATTCCCTTGCTGATAAAATATTTTATTGAAAAATATAATAAAAAGGAAAAAAAACGGGTGATAGGGATTGCCCCCGAAGCGGAAAAAGAATTTTATCATTATCACTGGCCCGGCAATGTCCGTGAACTGGAGAATTTGATCGAAAGGGCGATTACCCTTACCAAAGAAGAGGTCATACCGTTAAGCAGCGTTTTGTCTTTTATAAAGGGAGAAGGGGGAAACGATGTTGCCTGGGATAAACTGCTTTCGCAACCATATAAAGAGGCGCGCAAAAAGGCCCTCGACATATTTAACAGTAAATATGTCAAAAATGTGTTGAATAAAAATAATGGCAATATAACAAATGCAGCAAAGGAAAGTCAGATCGAACGCCAATATCTGCAACGCATAATAAAAAAACATAATATCAAATCGAAATAG
- a CDS encoding ethylbenzene dehydrogenase-related protein, translating into MEKLFCIVKRYGVALFCCFFLSATLYAADEAEGVKGIAEEEYTPTEEVLEVNFVQVEMPYHMSVKAMEGAFKNAEPVTVKLQEQDKAFPNGGGSVKSADVKAVHDGITIYFQISWDDRTKDVRQIAIHEFRDAVALMFPLGKVVIGPVGPAEHFSPRMGDREKPVNLWHWKADWEGDLVAKDELEDIDAQYPNWHDDFNTNPYSVNYHKGLISSPPILSGGRAVHNLLSMPGRKTVVEDLNAEGFGTLTTQDHQDVNGCSNYENGRWTVVVYRPLITDDPYDVQFIPGESTYFNMAVWNGSRQDRNGQKSLSMRWNPLRIGKIAWE; encoded by the coding sequence ATGGAAAAATTGTTTTGTATAGTAAAGAGGTATGGAGTTGCTCTTTTTTGTTGTTTCTTCCTGAGCGCAACCTTGTACGCGGCGGATGAGGCGGAAGGGGTTAAGGGGATTGCGGAAGAAGAGTATACGCCAACAGAGGAAGTGTTGGAGGTAAATTTTGTACAGGTGGAAATGCCGTATCACATGAGCGTGAAGGCGATGGAAGGCGCATTTAAAAATGCGGAGCCTGTTACCGTTAAACTTCAGGAGCAGGATAAGGCGTTTCCGAACGGAGGTGGTTCGGTAAAATCCGCGGATGTGAAGGCGGTCCATGATGGCATAACGATTTATTTTCAGATTTCATGGGATGATCGGACGAAGGATGTTCGACAAATTGCGATTCACGAATTCAGGGATGCCGTTGCGTTGATGTTTCCATTGGGAAAAGTGGTTATTGGTCCAGTTGGTCCGGCCGAGCATTTCAGTCCCAGAATGGGAGACAGGGAAAAGCCGGTAAACCTGTGGCATTGGAAGGCGGATTGGGAAGGTGATTTAGTCGCGAAAGATGAGCTGGAAGATATAGATGCCCAGTATCCTAACTGGCATGACGATTTTAATACAAATCCTTACAGTGTTAACTACCATAAGGGTCTTATTAGCAGTCCTCCTATTTTGTCCGGCGGAAGGGCCGTGCACAATCTCTTATCCATGCCGGGGCGAAAAACAGTGGTTGAAGACTTAAATGCTGAAGGGTTTGGCACTTTAACGACGCAGGACCATCAGGATGTGAATGGGTGCAGCAATTATGAGAACGGGAGGTGGACCGTTGTCGTGTACCGTCCGTTAATTACGGACGATCCTTATGATGTTCAGTTCATACCGGGGGAAAGCACCTATTTTAATATGGCTGTATGGAACGGCTCAAGGCAGGACAGGAATGGGCAGAAGAGTCTCTCCATGAGGTGGAATCCCCTGAGAATAGGAAAGATTGCATGGGAATAA
- a CDS encoding 4Fe-4S dicluster domain-containing protein, whose amino-acid sequence MTLVHNWQLGRRMEYPYFESRPKHQFAAIFNTNRCIACQTCTMACKSTWTFNKGQEYMWWNNVETKPYGGYPQSWDVKTLKLIDSPDNTWYTDGKDAKTASYGTGAPYGTYEGDTIFETAKRKNLNQWAVGYIPEDKEWRAPNFGEDTARSSNQPGEYSSLPEHSRWFFYIQRICNHCTYPGCLAACPRKAIYKRKEDGIVLIDQKRCRGYRKCVEQCPYKKPMYRGLTRVTEKCIACYPRIEGRDPLTEGRPMETRCMSACVGQIRLQGFLDDNPKNPVTWLIREHKVALPLYPQFGTEPNVYYIPPRWAPRAYLRQMFGPGADEAIEKFMVPSRELLAVMSLFRMTQTIVYEFKIEQGPKVFETEIHGKKFTMYNDTVIGYGDDGKEVVRTTVEEPVHIRPDKHYNSI is encoded by the coding sequence ATGACACTTGTACATAACTGGCAATTAGGGAGGAGAATGGAATATCCCTATTTTGAATCCAGGCCGAAGCATCAGTTTGCGGCGATTTTTAACACGAACAGATGTATTGCCTGTCAGACGTGTACCATGGCCTGCAAGAGCACATGGACGTTTAACAAGGGCCAGGAATATATGTGGTGGAATAATGTCGAAACGAAGCCCTATGGAGGATATCCTCAGTCCTGGGACGTGAAGACGTTAAAGTTGATAGATAGCCCGGATAATACCTGGTATACGGATGGAAAGGATGCGAAGACTGCCTCATACGGCACGGGCGCGCCCTACGGCACCTATGAGGGAGACACGATATTTGAGACCGCGAAAAGAAAAAATCTGAACCAGTGGGCGGTGGGATATATTCCTGAGGATAAGGAGTGGAGGGCGCCGAATTTCGGGGAAGACACGGCAAGGAGCAGTAACCAGCCGGGAGAGTATTCATCATTGCCGGAGCATAGCCGCTGGTTTTTTTATATTCAGAGGATTTGTAATCACTGCACCTATCCTGGATGCCTTGCGGCCTGTCCCCGGAAAGCGATTTACAAGAGGAAAGAGGACGGGATCGTGCTGATAGATCAGAAGAGGTGCCGCGGTTACCGGAAGTGTGTGGAGCAGTGTCCGTATAAGAAACCCATGTACAGGGGTTTGACCAGGGTGACCGAGAAGTGCATAGCCTGTTATCCCAGGATTGAGGGGCGTGATCCGTTGACGGAAGGCCGGCCGATGGAAACGCGGTGTATGTCCGCCTGTGTGGGGCAGATTCGCCTGCAGGGGTTCCTTGACGATAATCCGAAAAATCCTGTTACCTGGCTCATTAGAGAGCATAAGGTTGCGTTGCCGTTGTATCCGCAGTTTGGAACGGAGCCGAATGTGTACTATATTCCGCCGCGATGGGCGCCGAGAGCTTATCTGAGGCAGATGTTTGGTCCTGGTGCGGATGAGGCGATAGAAAAGTTCATGGTGCCTTCAAGGGAGCTGTTGGCGGTGATGTCGCTGTTCAGGATGACGCAGACCATCGTTTATGAATTTAAGATTGAGCAGGGGCCGAAGGTGTTTGAGACAGAGATCCACGGCAAGAAATTTACGATGTATAATGACACGGTTATCGGTTACGGTGATGATGGCAAAGAGGTGGTAAGAACGACGGTGGAAGAGCCGGTGCACATCAGGCCTGATAAACATTACAATTCCATTTAA
- a CDS encoding molecular chaperone TorD family protein: protein MILNTEYSQETELRKGREHFLVRRSLYRIFSACFLYPTEERFSFFKNFEFIELVNNVDSCYKEVNSTATLGTGLMRLLVSLEKTTISSLQSIYIQDTGHIISRGGPLSEIQHGRSHVFQQVQVLNNVQGFYNVFVLDMPEEETGRSEHISVMFEFMQFLLQKQTDALENHETRQMTLYLGAQKKFLKEQAGEWMLLFAMLSGKKSKEGFYSELADLTKEFVGLEMKLFGLETGAYKESGGTQKGLAGFPDESFHWPSMD, encoded by the coding sequence ATGATCCTTAATACAGAGTATTCTCAGGAAACGGAACTCAGGAAGGGGAGAGAGCATTTTCTTGTGCGCAGGTCTCTGTACCGGATATTTTCCGCTTGCTTCCTTTACCCTACAGAAGAGAGGTTTTCTTTTTTTAAAAATTTTGAATTTATCGAGTTAGTAAATAACGTTGATAGTTGTTATAAAGAGGTAAACAGTACAGCAACATTAGGAACTGGTTTAATGCGTCTTCTGGTTTCACTGGAAAAGACAACAATCAGTAGCTTGCAGAGCATTTATATTCAGGACACGGGTCATATTATCTCAAGAGGTGGTCCCCTCTCTGAGATTCAACATGGCCGGTCACACGTGTTTCAACAAGTTCAGGTATTGAATAACGTACAGGGATTTTACAATGTATTCGTGCTGGATATGCCAGAAGAAGAAACGGGAAGGAGTGAGCACATTAGTGTAATGTTTGAGTTTATGCAGTTTCTCTTGCAGAAACAAACAGATGCACTGGAAAACCACGAAACACGGCAGATGACTCTCTATCTGGGCGCGCAAAAAAAATTCCTGAAAGAACAGGCAGGAGAATGGATGTTGCTTTTTGCAATGCTTTCAGGGAAAAAAAGCAAGGAAGGGTTTTATTCTGAATTGGCAGATCTGACAAAGGAGTTTGTAGGATTGGAAATGAAGCTGTTCGGGCTTGAAACAGGGGCATATAAAGAGTCTGGTGGAACACAAAAGGGGCTTGCCGGTTTTCCTGATGAATCTTTTCACTGGCCTTCTATGGATTGA